The following DNA comes from Hyphomicrobiales bacterium.
GCTCGTGTTCGAAGTCACCGAACGCCAGCAGCTTTCCGACGTCGATGGCGCGCGGCGTATCCTCGCCGAACTGCGCTCGCTCGGCGCAAAGACCGCGCTCGACGACGTCGGGACCGGCCACAGCGGTCTCGCCTATCTGCAGAAACTCGGCGTCGATATCGTCAAGATCGACAAGATCTTCATCGATCCGCTGAGCTCCGACCGCAATTCGAACGCCATCGTCGACAAACTGGTCGGCCTTGCCGAAAGCCTCGAGATGGGCATCGTCGCCGAGGGCGTTGAGAATTTCGAGCAGATCGAGATCCTGCGCCAGCTCGGCGTAACGACCGCGCAAGGCTTCCTCTTCGCACCGCCATTGCCGAAGAACCTTTATCTCGAGCTCGCCGCTTCGCTGTTGCCGAGAGCGGACGATGATGCGATCGCCAACGATGACGGCGAAACGCCGGAGGCCGTCGTCGCCTGAAGGCGCCAGCCGATCCAACCGAAAAAGGGGCAGGGGTGAGCGAACCGCATTGGTCGATCGAGGGCTATGCCATCGTCTCGGATGACGACCGGATCGCCGATGCTGATGGCGCCATGCCCGACGCCCTGCGCAACGACGCCGACTGGCGCTACTTCCAACAGCAACTCGATGACAGTGCCGCGGTCATTCTCGGCCGGCTCGGCCACGAGGCCCATCCCAATGCGAGCGGCCGCCTGCGCGTCGTTGTCAGTACGTCGTCGCCGGGTTTGGAAAAACGTGGCGATGCGTGGTGGTGGAACCCTGCCGAAACGCCGCTCACCGCGATGCTGCGCACCATCGCGCCACAAGGTGGGCGGATCGCGGTGCCGGGCGGGCAGGGCGTGTTCGATCTGTTTCTTGCCCTCGGCTATGACGCCTTCCATCTGAGCCGCGCGCAAGGCGTTCGCCTTCCAGGTGGCGTGCCCGTCTTTTCTGCCGTTTCCGAGAGTTGCACGGCGGAAGAATGCCTTGCCCGGGCGGGACTTGAGGCCGGCCCGCTGCGGCGTCTTGATAAGGTTGCCGGCGTCACGCTTTCGGTCTGGCGGCGGCCGGGCTGATGCCGAATTCGGCCCGGTTTCGAGCGGCTGTTCCGGCGCGATGTTGCAGCGAGGCAACACACAGCGCGGGAAGCATCCGTTATAGGTTCAATCAGGAAATTGTGCCGCCGTTCGGCCACAAAGTGGGTCGACGGTCATCGGGCACGGAGCGCAGAAGCGACTCCCCGCATCGATTCCGATCACGGCTGAGATGTCGAAACGCCGGCCCGCTGCAAGAAGCAGTCAGGCCCGCGTCGGCAGCGCCGAAGCGATCCAGCGGATTGGATCGATTGCCAGAGGTTGATGATGGACGCAAAGACGTTTGACAAAGCGAAATTGCCCAGCCGGCATGTGACCGAGGGGCCGCACCGTGCGCCGCATCGCTCGTTCTATTACGCGATGGGCCTCAGTCCGGAAGAGATCGCGCAGCCCTTTGTCGGCGTCGCCTCGTGCTGGAACGAAGCCGCGCCGTGCAACATTTCGCTGATGCGTCAGGCGCAGGCCGTCAAGAAGGGCGTCGCCGCTGCGCACGGCACGCCGCGCGAATTCTGCACCATCACCGTCACCGACGGCATTGCCATGGGCCACCAGGGCATGAAGTCGTCGCTGGTGTCGCGCGACATCATCGCCGACTCCGTCGAGCTGACCATGCGCGGCCATTGCTACGACGCGCTCGTCGGCCTGGCCGGTTGCGACAAGTCGCTGCCGGGCATGATGATGGTCATGTGCCGTCTCAATGTTCCCTCGGTCTTCATCTATGGCGGTTCGATCCTGCCGGGCACCTATCGCGGCAAGGACGTCACCGTCGTCGACGTGTTCGAGGCCGTCGGCCTGCATTCGGTCGGCCGCATGAGCGACGAGGACCTGCTGGAACTGGAATCCGTCGCCTGTCCGTCGGCCGGCTCCTGCGGCGGCCAGTTCACCGCCAACACAATGGCGACCGTCTCCGAGGCGATCGGCCTTGCGCTGCCGTATTCGGCCGGCGCGCCGGCGCCTTACGAAATCCGCGACCGGTTCTGCATGGCTGCCGGCGAGCAGGTGATGGAGCTGATCGCGCGCAATATCCGCCCGCGCGACATCGTTACCCGTCAGGCGCTGGAAAATGCCGCGACCGTGGTCGCCGCCTCGGGTGGCTCGACCAACGCCGCGCTGCACCTGCCGGCGATCGCAAATGAATGCGGCATCGACTTCGACATCTTCGACGTCGCCGAGGTCTTCAAGCGGACCCCTTACATCGCCGACCTCAAGCCGGGCGGCAAATACGTCGCCAAGGATATGTTCGAGGCCGGTGGCATTCCGGTGCTGATGAAGACGCTTCTCGACAACGGATTCCTCCATGGCGACTGTTTGACGGTGACCGGCCGCACAATTGCCGAAAATTTGGAGAAGGTTCAGTGGAACGACGCGCAGGACGTGATCTACAAGGCCTCGGCCCCGATCACACCGACCGGCGGCGTCGTCGGACTGAAGGGCAATCTGGCGCCTGAAGGCGCGATCGTGAAGGTCGCCGGTATGAAGGTTCGCCAGTTCAGCGGGCCCGCCCGCTGCTTCGACTCCGAGGAAGAGTGCTTCGAGGCGGTGTCCAACCGCCAGTACAACGAGGGTGATGTCCTCGTCATTCGCTATGAGGGCCCCAAGGGCGGCCCCGGCATGCGCGAGATGCTGTCGACCACCGCGGCGCTTTACGGCCAGGGCATGGGCGACAAGGTCGCGCTGATCACCGATGGCCGGTTCTCGGGCGCGACCCGCGGTTTCTGCATCGGCCATGTCGGCCCGGAAGCCGCCGTCGGCGGCCCGATCGGGCTCATCAGGGATGGCGATATCATCGAGATCGATGCCGACGCCGGCACGCTCGACGTCAAGCTGAGCGAGGAAGACCTCGCGAAGCGCAAGACCGAGTGGCAGCCGCGCGAAACGGATTATACGACGGGCGTGATCTGGAAATATGCCCAGATCGTCGGCCCGGCCATGAAAGGGGCCGTGACGCACCCCGGCGGTGCGGCGGAAAAAGTGTGCTATGCTGATCAGTAAGGCGTTTTGGATCAGTCTCTGCGTAGGGGCCGGCCTGCTTGCCGGAATCCTGCCGGGCTCGGCGTTTGACGGTACCGCGTCGGACGTCACGCCGGTTGAGGCGTTCAAGACCGGAACGAAGGCGTATTTCGCCGGCGACAAGAAGACCGCGCTCGACGCGCTCAGCTTCGCCGCCGAAAACGGCCATCCGCTCGCCCAGTGGAAGCTGGGGCGGATGTACCAGAACGGTGACGGCGTTCCCGAAGACGACCTCAAGGCCTATGAATATTTCCGCAGCATCGCGGATGCGCATGCCGACGAGTCGCCGAACTCGCCGGAGGCGCCGTTTGTCGCCAGCGCCTTCGTCGCGCTCGGCTCGTACTATGTCACCGGCATCAACGATACCGCCGTCAAGCCGAACCTCGACCGCGCGCGAGAAATCTTCTCCTTCGCCGCGTCCTATTTCGGCGACGCCGAGGCGCAGTACAATCTTGGCCGCATGTATCTGGAAGGCAGCGGCGGCGACCGCAATCCGCGCCAGGCCGCGCGCTGGCTGCATGCCGCCGCCAAGAAGGGCCACCATCGCGCACAGGCGCTGCTCGGCAAGATGCTGGTCGAGGGCGAGGACATGAAGGCCCGCACGGTTGCCGGCCTGAAATGGCTGATCGTCGCGCGCACCTGCAGCGACGCGACCAAGGACCAGTGGATCAACGAGTCGCTGGAACAGTCCTTCGCGCTCGCCGACGAGAAACAGCGCCGCAAGGCCGCCAACCTCGCCGAGAGATGGATGGCCACCACCGTCGGCTGCTATTGACGCGACGCGGCGGCCAACCGGCCCAAACGCCGACTGAGAATTCAAGCGCCCTCCGGATCACTCCGGGGGGCGTTTTTGTTTGGGAGGCTGGGTGAAAGTCGCCCTTTGAACCTCTCATAAGTTGCAACTCGATAAGCTTCATGTTCTCCTATAAGTAGTGTTTTCGAAAAATGCATTGTGTGGGATTGGGGGCGAAATGACACACGTCTGGGGCGGCCTTGCGTCGGCAATGTGTGCGACGGTATTCGCGCTGGTCGTTCTTGCCGCGTCGTTTGCTCACGCCGAATGCGCATTTGAACGTGGCGCGTCAAACACCGGGGAACCTCTCAACCAGCTTGTCCTTGATGCGGCCGCGACCCTGTTGCCGGAGGACCGCCGTCCGTTTGAACGCGGCTTCGAACCGGCGGTGACCGAGGCGATCGAGGCCGGCCGGATTGCAGACGAGCGTGGCCGCGAGCGCCTCGTGTCGGCACTTGTTCTCGCCTCCGCGTTTCTGCACACGGCAGGCCGCGACAACGATGCGGCTGCTGCACTGCGCCGGCTCGTTGCCATTCTCGATGCCTATGACGGGGCGGAGGACGACGAAACGCGGCGCGACAACGCAAGCGATCTCATCGCCGTCGGCGACCTCTTTGCAAGCTATGGACTGGTGGCCGACGCACGCGAGATTGCTCGGCGCATCACGAACCATCGCGCGGACTTCGAGAGCCGCGTCGGGATCTATCCGACCGCGCGCGGGTTGATCGAAATCCACGCCACATCCGGTGACGAGGCATCGGCCCGGGCGGAGCTTGAGGGTCTGAAGGACAGCATTCTCGCGACCTATTCGCAGCCGGGAGACATGTCCTGGGCGATGACCGCCCTTGTCAGTACCGCTCTGTCATTCGGGATGACCGATGACGCGCGCGCCTATCTCGATCTCGGGCAGACGAGTGTTGCGGCAATCGATGACGTTGCTACGCGGCATGAGAGGGAAGCGCTGTACCGGCGGCTCGAAGAGGTTCTCTCGGCAATGGAGGGGGGAGAATCTCCCGACGCCTACGCCAAACAACAGATGCGCGCCGCGCTCCCTCCTTTCGAGGAGCGTCTTGCCGCAGCTGTCGTCGAAACGCCGGCGTTGTCCCGGGCCGATGCGCTCGGGCGATTGCTGGACGCTCTCGACGATGACGAAACGGTGCAACGAAAGGCGGCTCTGGCTCACATTCGCGAAGACGCTGGCCTCCCGTCCGACCCGCTGAGCGCGCTGCGTCTCGTCGAGAGCCTGACGCGGTCCGGGGCATTCGGTGCTGCCGCCGACCTGCTGAACCGCACATGCGCAAAGCCGGTTCCGGTCACGCTTCAGCCTGCGCTCGCCCTCGCGAATGCATTTGTCGCATCGGAAACAGCGATTGCTGCGGGCGAGGGAGCAGAGATGTTCGGCGTCGAAGGCCTCGTGCCGCTGCTAGCGGCCGGCCTAGATATCGGCCCGCCCGGCGGGTTTGTTCGCGGCATCGATCCCTTGCCGGAGCTGTCGCAAAAGTAAGCGAAATTGCGCCGGAGCTCGCCCGCAACGGGCATTTTTAGCCAGCCGGCGATGCCGAGGAAGCCGGGGACAATGGCCTGAGCGGCGCCAGCGACGACACCGGGCAGGTGTCGGAGAGGAACGTCCATGAGGTGTTGTTGAGGACCATATCGCAGCGGGCAAGACGCGCACCCGACGATGTCCGGATGCATATCACGGCGCCGACGCTGACTTTTTCACCCTTGTACCGGCAGGCGCACGGAATGCTCCCATTGCCGGCACTGGCTGCAAGGGGCGCTACGGTGACGACGACCGCCGCCAGAAGTGTTCGTGCGACTATCCCATTCGGAATAGGGTATCACAAAAACGCTCGCATCGAATGGTGTGGCTGCCGGTGTGTATCGTTGGGTGGGCCTACCCGAAATCGAGATCGACCTTGATCGGCACGTGATCGGACGGCTTTTCCCAGCCGCGCACGTGTTTGTCGATGGCGACGCCCTTCAGGCGATCGGCCGCCAGCGGTGACAGCAAAAGGTGGTCGATGCGGATGCCGTCATTCTTGATCCAGGCGCCGGCCTGATAGTCCCAGAAGGTGTAGAGCCCGGCCTCGTCGGTGGTCGCGCGCAGCGCGTCGGTCAGGCCGAGATTGCACAGCCGGCGAAAGGCCTGCCGGCTCTCGGGACGGTAGAGCGCATCGCCCTCCCAGACTTCCGGCCGCTTGGCGTCGTCCGGCTGCGGGATGACGTTGTAGTCGCCGGCGAGCACGAAGGGTTCTTCCAGCGCCAGCCGCTCCTCGGCCCAAGTGTGCAGCCGCTCCATCCAGCCAAGCTTGTAGGGGAATTTCTCGCTGTCGACCGGATTGCCGTTCGGAAGATAGAGCGAGACGACGCGCAGCGCGCCGCGCTCGGTCGAGATCACGGCCTCGAGGAAACGCGCCTGTTCGTCGCTGTCGTCGCCGGGAAGGCGCGCATTGACCTCGTCGAACGGCAGCTTGGAAAGGATCGCGACGCCGTTGAAACCCTTCTGGCCGTGCGTCGCGACATTGTAGCCGAGCGCCTCGATCTCCATCGCCGGGAAACCCTCGTCGACGGACTTGATCTCCTGCAGGCAGGCAACGTCCGGCGAGGCTTCCTCAAGCCAGGCAAGCACATTGGGGATGCGCGCCTTGATGCCGTTGACGTTCCAGGTCGCAATCTGCACGGGGCCGGTCTCCTCTGGCGCAAGTCTCGAAACAGGCGCTCGAAATCGGGGCCGAGCGTGTTCCCGAAAAGTGTGAAGCGGTTTTCGGATGAGAACTCGCTCAAAGACCAACCATCAATGATTCGGGCCGGCCTTGGGAGAAAAACCCGCTTGGTGCGTCGCTGGCGTCAGATCGAGAAGCTGGTGCCGCAGCCGCACGACGCGGTGGCGTTCGGATTGGTGATCTGGAACGACTGGCCCATCAGATCATTGACGAAGTCGATCTGCGACCCGTCGAGATACTGCACCGAAACGGAGTCGATCAGCACGGTCGCGCCGTCGTCCGAGATCGCCAGATCGTCGTCCTCGCGGTCCTGCACCAGATCGTATTTGTACTGGAAACCGGAGCAGCCGCCGCCCTCGACGCTGACGCGCAGCATGGTTCCGTCCGGCTCGGCGGAAAGGATCTTGGCGATGCGCTTCATGGCGCGTTCGGTCACGGTGACGGGGAGGGTGGTGTCCATCTGCTCGGTCCGCTCTATCTGGCTTCGTCGGCGCCGGGCAGGCCCGCGCGGCCGGAAATTCGCTCAATTCGGCAACGCTAGCGCGCGTCTGCCTTGTGTTCGTCATGCTTGGATAGTTATGAACGGTCCTGGCGAAGTCAATCGACGCCGGCGCGGGAAACCGTTTCTCGTTGCCGTCTCAAGCAGCCGAAGGCAGCCATGTCGACGCGCATCTTTCCGGCTTATCCGCACGCGCCCTATGCGGCCGATGCCGCGCGCAGCCGTGGCCGGCTATTTGCCGAGCGCGAGAGCCTGTCGCGCACTGCCTTCCAGCGCGACCGCGACCGGGTGGTGCATTCGACCGCCTTTCGCCGGCTGAAACACAAGACGCAGGTCTTCGTCTATCACGAGGGCGATCACTACCGCACCCGCCTGACCCACTCGCTGGAAGTGGCCCAGATCGCCCGCACCCTGGCGCGCCTGCTGGGACTTGATGAGGATCTCGCCGAGGCGCTGGCGCTCGCTCATGATCTCGGTCACACGCCGTTCGGCCATGAGGGCGAGGACACGCTGCACGCCTGCATGGCCGACTATGGCGGTTTCGACCACAACGCCCAGTCGCTGCGCATCGTCACCCGGCTCGAACGCCGCTATGCCGAGTTCGATGGTCTGAACCTGACCTGGGAAACGCTCGAAGGCCTCGTGAAGCACAACGGCCCGCTGACCGACGGCGACGGCAAGCCGATCGGCCGCTATGCCGAAACCGGCCTGCCGCACGCCTTTGCCGCCTATCTGCCGTTCCAGGATCTGGAACTGTCGACCTGGCCGAGCGCGGAGGCGCAGGCAGCCGCGATCGCCGACGACATCGCCTACAACGCACATGACATCGATGATGGCCTGCGCGCCGGCCTGTTCACCGTCGACGACCTCGCTGAAGTGCCGCTGGTCGGCAAAATCGTGAAAAAGCTGTTCGAGCGCTATCCGGGGCTGGAGCGTCCGCGCCTCGTGCATGAGACGACCCGCGCGCTGATCGGCCGTTTCGTAGAGGACGTGCGCGAAGAAGCGAACCGCCGGCTGGACGAGGCCCAGCCGGCTTCGGCCCACGATGTGCGGCGCATGGGGCGGGCGCTGGTGACGTTTTCCGATGCTATGACCGCAAAGGAAAAGGGCATCAAGACCTTCCTGTTCGCCCATATGTACCGCCACCCGGACGTGCTTGCGGTGCGCGCCGAGGTTTCCCGCGTCATGCGCGACCTCTTCGCCTATTTCTTCGCCGATGTAGAGCACCTGCCGGCGGAGTGGCGCTATGGCCTCGAGGACGCGCCGAAGGACCGGCTGGCGCGCCGCGTCTGCGACTATATCGCCGGCATGACTGACCGTTTCGCGCTCGAGGAACACCGCCGTCTGTTTGACGATACGCCGGAATTGCGTTAGGTCGCGCCGACTTCTCAATTGCACCGAGCGGGCGCCGCCATTGCGCCGGACCCGACTTCACCGGAGCCTCACGAACGTGACTCATCTCTTCAAGGATTTTACCACCCGTGTTCATGCCGCCGTCGGCGCTGCCGGGCTTCGCGCCGCTTCGGGCGATGCGCTCGATCTGACCAAGGTTGTCGTCGAGCCGCCGCGCGACCCGAGCCACGGCGATCTGGCGACCAACGCCGCCATGGTTCTGGCCAAGCAGGCCGGCATGAAACCGCGCGACATTGCGGAAAAGATCGCGACGTTCCTCGGTGGCGACGCGGATATCGCGGCCGTCGAGATCGCCGGGCCGGGCTTCATCAATATTCGCCTCGAAACGGCCTACTGGGCGCGCTTCCTCGGTGAGGTGCTTGCCGCCGGCGAGGCTTACGGCCGCTCGACCATGGGCGGGGCGGAAAAGATCAACGTCGAATATGTCTCGGCGAACCCGACCGGCCCGATGCATGTCGGCCATTGCCGCGGCGCCGTGGTCTGCGACGCACTGGCCGGACTGCTCGCCTATGCCGGCTACGACGTCTGCCGCGAATATTACATCAATGACGCCGGCAGCCAGGTCGACGTGCTCGCCCGCTCCGCCTTCATGCGCTACCGCGAGGCGCTCGGCGAGGATATCGGCACGATCCCCGAAGGGCTCTATCCGGGCGACTATCTGAAGCCCGTTGGTGCCGCACTCGCTGAAGCCCATGGCGACAAGTTCGTCGGCATGGACGAGGCCGAA
Coding sequences within:
- the ilvD gene encoding dihydroxy-acid dehydratase, encoding MDAKTFDKAKLPSRHVTEGPHRAPHRSFYYAMGLSPEEIAQPFVGVASCWNEAAPCNISLMRQAQAVKKGVAAAHGTPREFCTITVTDGIAMGHQGMKSSLVSRDIIADSVELTMRGHCYDALVGLAGCDKSLPGMMMVMCRLNVPSVFIYGGSILPGTYRGKDVTVVDVFEAVGLHSVGRMSDEDLLELESVACPSAGSCGGQFTANTMATVSEAIGLALPYSAGAPAPYEIRDRFCMAAGEQVMELIARNIRPRDIVTRQALENAATVVAASGGSTNAALHLPAIANECGIDFDIFDVAEVFKRTPYIADLKPGGKYVAKDMFEAGGIPVLMKTLLDNGFLHGDCLTVTGRTIAENLEKVQWNDAQDVIYKASAPITPTGGVVGLKGNLAPEGAIVKVAGMKVRQFSGPARCFDSEEECFEAVSNRQYNEGDVLVIRYEGPKGGPGMREMLSTTAALYGQGMGDKVALITDGRFSGATRGFCIGHVGPEAAVGGPIGLIRDGDIIEIDADAGTLDVKLSEEDLAKRKTEWQPRETDYTTGVIWKYAQIVGPAMKGAVTHPGGAAEKVCYADQ
- a CDS encoding exopolysaccharide biosynthesis protein; protein product: MLISKAFWISLCVGAGLLAGILPGSAFDGTASDVTPVEAFKTGTKAYFAGDKKTALDALSFAAENGHPLAQWKLGRMYQNGDGVPEDDLKAYEYFRSIADAHADESPNSPEAPFVASAFVALGSYYVTGINDTAVKPNLDRAREIFSFAASYFGDAEAQYNLGRMYLEGSGGDRNPRQAARWLHAAAKKGHHRAQALLGKMLVEGEDMKARTVAGLKWLIVARTCSDATKDQWINESLEQSFALADEKQRRKAANLAERWMATTVGCY
- the xth gene encoding exodeoxyribonuclease III, whose translation is MQIATWNVNGIKARIPNVLAWLEEASPDVACLQEIKSVDEGFPAMEIEALGYNVATHGQKGFNGVAILSKLPFDEVNARLPGDDSDEQARFLEAVISTERGALRVVSLYLPNGNPVDSEKFPYKLGWMERLHTWAEERLALEEPFVLAGDYNVIPQPDDAKRPEVWEGDALYRPESRQAFRRLCNLGLTDALRATTDEAGLYTFWDYQAGAWIKNDGIRIDHLLLSPLAADRLKGVAIDKHVRGWEKPSDHVPIKVDLDFG
- a CDS encoding iron-sulfur cluster insertion protein ErpA; translation: MDTTLPVTVTERAMKRIAKILSAEPDGTMLRVSVEGGGCSGFQYKYDLVQDREDDDLAISDDGATVLIDSVSVQYLDGSQIDFVNDLMGQSFQITNPNATASCGCGTSFSI
- a CDS encoding deoxyguanosinetriphosphate triphosphohydrolase, which translates into the protein MSTRIFPAYPHAPYAADAARSRGRLFAERESLSRTAFQRDRDRVVHSTAFRRLKHKTQVFVYHEGDHYRTRLTHSLEVAQIARTLARLLGLDEDLAEALALAHDLGHTPFGHEGEDTLHACMADYGGFDHNAQSLRIVTRLERRYAEFDGLNLTWETLEGLVKHNGPLTDGDGKPIGRYAETGLPHAFAAYLPFQDLELSTWPSAEAQAAAIADDIAYNAHDIDDGLRAGLFTVDDLAEVPLVGKIVKKLFERYPGLERPRLVHETTRALIGRFVEDVREEANRRLDEAQPASAHDVRRMGRALVTFSDAMTAKEKGIKTFLFAHMYRHPDVLAVRAEVSRVMRDLFAYFFADVEHLPAEWRYGLEDAPKDRLARRVCDYIAGMTDRFALEEHRRLFDDTPELR